The Hornefia porci genome contains the following window.
CGACACGACCCGATCGTTCACAACCAGAGCGGGCATGCTCATAACACTGTATTCCATGACCTTTTCTATATCTGTGATATATTCCACTTCAACGGAGAGACCAGACTGCTCAACCGCTTTCTTCGCATTTTCATATTGCGCGCGGCATGATTTGCAGCCCGTACCGAGCACCTTGATATTGCTTATTCCGCCGGCGGCGTCCTCCCCGCAGCAGCAGGCTCCGCCGCTCTGCTGTTCTGCAGTTTCCCCGCAGCAGCAGGCTCCGTTGCTCTGCTGCCCGGCTGTTTCTCCGCAGCAGCAGGCCGTTTTTGTTATCTTCTCTTCTTTTTTCTTTCCAAACAGCGCCATAGTTTTTCCTCCTTCATATGAACAGATTTTGTAAAAGATTAAATCCGTATCCGACGATAATGATTCCCGCGGTGCAGATTACCACAAATGCTGCCAGGAGCTTCGGCCTGACGGCTTTCTTCAGCAGGACGAGCGACGGCAGACTCAGCGTCGTGACCGCCATCATGAATCCGAGAACTGTTCCCAGCATCGCACCCTTTGAAAGCAGTGCCTCTGCGACAGGAATCGTTCCGAAGATATCCGCGTACATCGGTATCCCGATCAGAGTGGCAAGAATCACTCCAAAGGGATTCGCACTTCCGAGGACGGTCTGCACCAGCTCCGCCGGAATCCAGTTATGTATCAGCGCCCCGATGCCGACGCCGAGCAGTATATACGGGAAAACCCGCCTGAATGTATCCGTCACCTGATCTCCGGAATATATCAGACGATCCTTCACCGTCAGTTCCGAAGCCTCGATATCCACACTGCTGTTGCTGTTCCGGATGAAATCAGCAACCTGGTTTTCCATGTGCAGCTTCTCAATCAGCGTGCCGCCGGCCACGGCGATCACAAGGCCGAACAGAACATACGCGAAGGCCGTCCTGATCCCGAAGATACTCATCAGAAGCACAAGGCTGCCCAGATCCACCATCGGAGAAGAAATCAGGAACGAGAATGTCACGCCGAGGGGCAGTCCCGCACTTGTAAAACCCATGAAAATCGGAATGGAAGAACACGAGCAGAACGGCGTCACCGTTCCCAGCAGCGCCCCGACCATGTTCGCTCCGACTCCGTGAAAGTTTCCCATAATCTGTCTGCTGCGCTCCGGCGGGAAAAAACTTTGTATATACGAAATGAGAAAGATCAGTACACACAGCAGTACCGTGATCTTGATTACATCGTACAGGAAAAACTGCGCACTGCCTCCGATCCGGCTGCCGGTATCTGCTCCGACCGCAGAAAGCAGCCTCCCGATGAGAGCGTTCAGCCACTTCATTCCCAGTATCTGATTCTGTATAAATGTCCACATGAGCCGTCTCCATTAACAGCGGCTCTTCGACGCGCTCTGCCCGCGGCATCCGCAATCCTCGCAGTCACACCGCGCGTAAATTCCGATCATATCGCGAAAGGCCGCTATTCCTTCTGGAGAAATGGAATAATGCGTCCACTTTCCCTCCCTGCGGCCTTTTACGAGTTCACTGTCACAAAGGATTTTCATATGATGCGATAAGGTGGGCT
Protein-coding sequences here:
- a CDS encoding ArsR/SmtB family transcription factor; amino-acid sequence: MGFREDVKKIKALADENRLAIMLALQHGEKCGCVLLEELNITQPTLSHHMKILCDSELVKGRREGKWTHYSISPEGIAAFRDMIGIYARCDCEDCGCRGQSASKSRC
- a CDS encoding thioredoxin family protein, yielding MALFGKKKEEKITKTACCCGETAGQQSNGACCCGETAEQQSGGACCCGEDAAGGISNIKVLGTGCKSCRAQYENAKKAVEQSGLSVEVEYITDIEKVMEYSVMSMPALVVNDRVVSAGKVLKPEEIEQYIGSGAAE
- a CDS encoding permease; amino-acid sequence: MWTFIQNQILGMKWLNALIGRLLSAVGADTGSRIGGSAQFFLYDVIKITVLLCVLIFLISYIQSFFPPERSRQIMGNFHGVGANMVGALLGTVTPFCSCSSIPIFMGFTSAGLPLGVTFSFLISSPMVDLGSLVLLMSIFGIRTAFAYVLFGLVIAVAGGTLIEKLHMENQVADFIRNSNSSVDIEASELTVKDRLIYSGDQVTDTFRRVFPYILLGVGIGALIHNWIPAELVQTVLGSANPFGVILATLIGIPMYADIFGTIPVAEALLSKGAMLGTVLGFMMAVTTLSLPSLVLLKKAVRPKLLAAFVVICTAGIIIVGYGFNLLQNLFI